A portion of the Tiliqua scincoides isolate rTilSci1 chromosome 3, rTilSci1.hap2, whole genome shotgun sequence genome contains these proteins:
- the MAP6 gene encoding microtubule-associated protein 6, whose product MAWPCITRACCIARFWNQLDKADIAVPLVFTKYSEATDIPGTQVVLQQQQPRPSSAIEIQPAGLPSDFEAIARATATAADHAPTASGGHHKPGQAPSKDQPMADSVMRQDYKHWKPQKLEPSCKPKSEYHPSETPFETESQYQKDFRPWPIPKRGDHPWIPKQMPIPPVELSKGSQERSGSQERRRKAQVSQEKEEPRKEVETKASRPEEGRTKIKKKVHLTEDGGQQQPQQQPESSVPLEGSKGRAAVDALNRQIKEEVTARVSTSSYRNEFRPWTDIKPVKAMKAKYQYKPPEEKMLHETSYNAQFTAEGAKPGPSDNKFLERRRIRSLYSEPYKESPKVEKPRPQPPKPKKTTTSHKPLKKAKDKQMVSSRAAKKKNAEASSGPSADADKEKKKEMNNKLAEAKENPDQDTGATAKEPSSLGQDQAVEVKPPPTAPEQAARTSM is encoded by the exons ATGGCCTGGCCGTGCATCACCCGGGCCTGCTGCATCGCCCGCTTCTGGAACCAGCTGGACAAGGCAGACATCGCAGTGCCTTTGGTCTTCACCAAGTACTCGGAGGCCACCGATATCCCAGGGACTCAGGTggtcctgcagcagcagcagccacgcCCGTCCTCTGCCATCGAGATCCAGCCTGCTGGCCTTCCCAGCGACTTCGAGGCAATTGCCAGGGCAACCGCTACTGCTGCGGACCATGCACCCACGGCGTCAGGAGGGCACCACAAACCTGGACAGGCTCCATCAAAAGACCAGCCTATGGCCGACTCAGTCATGCGCCAGGACTACAAGCACTGGAAGCCGCAGAAGCTGGAGCCCAGCTGCAAGCCGAAAAGTGAGTACCATCCGTCAGAAACGCCCTTTGAGACAGAGAGTCAGTACCAGAAGGATTTCCGTCCTTGGCCCATCCCCAAGAGAGGGGACCATCCTTGGATCCCAAAGCAGATGCCCATCCCTCCTGTAGAGCTGAGCAAGGGATCCCAGGAGAGATCTGGCAgtcaggagaggaggaggaaggctcaggtgagccaagagaaggaggagccaaggaaAGAGGTCGAGACCAAAGCCTCCAGGCCTGAAGAAGGAAGAACAAAGATCAAGAAGAAGGTCCATCTGACCGAGGATGGgggtcagcagcagccccaacagCAGCCAGAGTCCTCCGTGCCACTAGAAGGCAGCAAGGGGCGAGCGGCCGTGGATGCTCTCAACCGGCAGATCAAAGAGGAAGTAACAGCAAGGGTGAGCACATCCTCCTACAG aaaTGAGTTTCGACCATGGACAGATATCAAGCCGGTGAAGGCCATGAAAGCCAAGTACCAGTAcaagcctccagaggagaagatGCTTCACGAAACTAGCTACAATGCCCAGTTTACTGCCGAGGGTGCTAAGCCTGGCCCATCAGACAACAAATTCCTCGAGCGAAGGAGAATACGCAGTCTCTACAGCGAGCCCTACAAGGAATCTCCAAAG GTGGAGAAGCCTCGCCCACAGCCTCCAAAACCAAAAAAGACGACCACAAGCCATAAACCACTGAAAAAGGCCAAAGATAAACAGATGGTGTCCAGCCGGGCGGCCAAGAAAAAGAACGCCGAGGCCTCCAGCGGACCCAGCGCTGACGCGgacaaggagaaaaagaaagagatgaACAATAAGTTGGCAGAAGCGAAAGA